The Thalassotalea psychrophila genome window below encodes:
- a CDS encoding isochorismatase family protein, translating into MLNKEDTVFVLVDVQGNLAGLVHDKQALFSNMQKLIKSLQILNVPIIWVEQTPSAIGETIVQISSLLTNLTPISKTTFSAAKNDEFMTALKKTDRKQVLVAGIESHVCVYQTAMDLHQQNFEVEIISDAVSSRTQSNKQIALLKMQSKGLTLSSTEMALFELIGDAESKEFKQIIKIIK; encoded by the coding sequence ATGCTAAATAAAGAAGATACAGTATTTGTATTAGTTGATGTGCAAGGTAACCTTGCCGGCTTAGTTCATGATAAACAAGCGTTATTTAGCAACATGCAAAAGCTTATAAAAAGTCTGCAGATACTTAATGTACCTATAATTTGGGTGGAGCAAACACCTAGTGCTATTGGCGAAACTATTGTCCAAATATCCAGTTTACTTACTAATCTAACACCAATTAGTAAAACGACTTTCAGTGCCGCTAAAAATGATGAATTTATGACGGCTCTAAAAAAGACTGATAGAAAACAAGTATTAGTTGCAGGGATTGAATCACATGTTTGTGTATACCAAACGGCAATGGATTTGCATCAGCAAAATTTTGAGGTAGAAATAATTTCTGATGCCGTTTCTTCAAGAACACAATCAAACAAACAAATCGCGTTGTTAAAAATGCAAAGCAAAGGGCTAACACTCAGCAGCACTGAAATGGCTCTATTTGAGCTTATTGGTGATGCCGAAAGTAAAGAATTTAAGCAGATCATCAAAATTATTAAGTAG
- a CDS encoding DUF1244 domain-containing protein, with product MSIDKQTQIEAAVFRRLLAHLDSRKDVQNIELMNLAGFCRNCFSKWTVTEAEKLGETIDIDTAREQVYGMPYSEWKDKHQLPATAEQLAKFEQLSKK from the coding sequence ATGTCAATAGATAAACAAACGCAAATTGAAGCCGCGGTATTTCGCCGTTTATTAGCCCATTTAGATTCACGCAAAGATGTGCAAAATATAGAACTAATGAATCTTGCCGGGTTTTGTCGCAATTGCTTTTCAAAATGGACTGTTACTGAGGCTGAAAAACTAGGTGAAACAATAGATATTGATACAGCTAGAGAACAAGTGTACGGCATGCCTTACAGCGAATGGAAAGATAAACATCAACTTCCTGCAACTGCTGAACAACTGGCAAAATTTGAACAATTGTCAAAAAAGTAA
- a CDS encoding CsiV family protein: MQVNNAMTTVRTNSSITKHKFTKLAKLALLSSMLFSLVGHNAIAQPAKELKNTDATEKPAERWFEIEVILLEQLIDKSSYKEDFKQQVALNNDKASNNVSLLNNYLQNIVNFEQQLDVCNTPKTIAVNNSIDNLEQEGFQATEQTKNKTTLAEVEKKLANLSLACKKNDVNIFENAIDKEFYQIPKTISANEDLYANVPYLLNKNSLKLTHIKKSLSNSKHFKPVLHMGWRQAVLDRRAAKAVRLLAGENQALTKVKNTEVIELDENLQLSDAEKQDIVTKHLAQIINDIEQNDIQIDVLTEQIKNQQIQPLFDVESLTTAENNTKQHQQNWQIDGFFNVHLDHYLYINSQFNVIAKSKNNNEKVIEALVPFKQNRRVISGEIHYFDHPYMGMIVQIRRHEKPDVIDEDAPKEVIDSEELDINSDRN, encoded by the coding sequence ATGCAAGTAAACAATGCAATGACAACAGTTAGAACAAACAGCAGCATCACAAAGCATAAATTTACAAAACTGGCCAAGTTGGCATTGCTAAGTTCAATGTTGTTCAGCTTAGTCGGTCATAATGCAATAGCACAACCAGCAAAAGAGTTAAAAAACACTGATGCTACTGAAAAGCCTGCTGAGCGATGGTTCGAAATAGAGGTAATTTTATTAGAGCAACTTATCGACAAATCATCTTATAAAGAAGACTTTAAACAGCAAGTTGCCTTGAATAATGATAAAGCGTCTAACAATGTTTCTTTACTCAACAACTATTTACAAAACATAGTAAATTTTGAGCAACAGTTAGATGTGTGTAACACGCCTAAAACTATTGCGGTTAACAACAGCATTGATAATCTCGAGCAAGAAGGCTTCCAAGCTACAGAGCAAACAAAAAACAAAACAACTTTAGCTGAAGTTGAGAAAAAGTTAGCAAACCTTTCATTAGCGTGTAAAAAAAATGACGTTAATATTTTTGAAAATGCTATCGACAAAGAGTTTTATCAAATACCAAAAACTATTTCAGCTAATGAAGATTTGTATGCCAATGTGCCTTATCTACTTAACAAAAACAGCTTAAAACTGACTCATATAAAAAAATCACTCAGTAACTCTAAACATTTTAAACCGGTATTGCACATGGGCTGGCGCCAGGCAGTGTTAGATAGACGTGCTGCCAAAGCAGTTCGGCTTTTGGCCGGAGAAAACCAAGCATTAACTAAAGTAAAAAATACTGAAGTGATTGAACTTGATGAAAACTTACAATTAAGTGATGCAGAAAAACAAGATATTGTTACAAAGCACTTAGCACAAATTATCAACGATATTGAACAAAACGATATTCAAATAGATGTTTTAACTGAACAGATTAAAAATCAGCAAATACAACCATTATTCGATGTTGAAAGTTTAACGACAGCAGAAAACAATACCAAACAACACCAACAAAATTGGCAAATTGATGGCTTCTTTAATGTACATTTAGATCACTATCTATATATAAATAGCCAGTTTAATGTCATTGCCAAATCTAAAAATAATAATGAAAAAGTTATTGAGGCATTGGTCCCGTTTAAACAAAACCGCAGGGTGATCAGCGGTGAAATTCATTATTTTGATCATCCTTATATGGGAATGATTGTACAAATTCGCCGTCATGAAAAACCAGATGTGATCGATGAAGATGCACCAAAAGAAGTGATCGATTCTGAAGAATTAGACATTAATAGTGATAGGAACTAG
- the mfd gene encoding transcription-repair coupling factor, which translates to MSQTSSIFSPLLALSKVDANLKDKKQWANLHGSSASIAIYFAAANSKSLTLLVTEDTATALKLEHELLSINDQDLDICLFPDWETLPYDSFSPHQDIISQRLQTLYRLSRMNKGIVIVPAHTLVHRIAPKQYIEANSLLIKTGDKKDLHKMRAELEASGYRAVEQVLEHGEFSARGAILDLYPMGNNTPYRLDFFDDEIDSIRTFDVEDQRSKDTIASIELLPAHEFPTDKAAIELFRNQYREILKANNDKDSVYHQVSKNILPAGIEYYLPLFFEQTETLFDYLPLNTQVLIHGDIDKNLEQFNLDAQYRYEDRRYDPLRPLLPPEKLFLTREQLFSTLKHHDRVNIKVADKESQAIKLNDKAGNVNYATAALPEVAVNHQLKKPLQAVCQFLEDAAEHNQQVLFVAESQGRRETLLELLSREKIAPKNVDDISSFISSELQIAITVNALNHGFIVSQADSKAALNFAIITEDDLFTDRVKQARRRTKKQETNSEAIFKNLTELSINQPVVHIEHGIGRYQGLQTFENQGINTEFLMLSYANDAKLYVPVASLHLISRYSGSNSDTTPIHRLGTDSWSKAKKKAAEKIKDVAADLLDIYAKRAQSHGYAFKRNKEDYISFAESFGFEETLDQQNAITNVIADMLDHKTMDRLVCGDVGFGKTEVAMRAAFIAANDSKQVVILVPTTLLAQQHYENFKDRFVNWPVNIEVLSRFKTAKQQKEVIANIATGQIDILIGTHKLLSDDIKFKDLGLLIVDEEHRFGVKQKEKIKKLRSNVDILTLTATPIPRTLNMAMGGMRDLSIIATPPAKRLAVKTFVRERESALIRESVLREVLRGGQVYFLHNNVQTIEKTAQELQDLLPEAKIIVAHGQMRERELERIMSDFYHQRYNVLVCTTIIETGIDIPTANTIIMDRADHLGLAQLHQLRGRVGRSHHQAYAYLLTPHPKRMTKDAAKRLDAISQLEDLGAGFALATHDLEIRGAGELLGEDQSGQMASIGFSLYMEMLDQAVAALKEGKQPSLEDLTAKQTEIELRVPALIPDDYIYDVSMRLSFYKRIASCKDNHELDEIQIELIDRFGLLPQATKHIFFIAKLRLSAEDIGIARVDAGINGGSIEFNSNTKIDPMLIIGLIQQQPSIYKMDGANKLKFAIKTEDNQARFTLISKMIDSLNKSIA; encoded by the coding sequence ATGAGCCAAACCAGTAGTATATTTTCGCCTTTATTAGCTTTAAGTAAAGTTGATGCCAATTTAAAAGACAAAAAGCAGTGGGCTAACTTGCATGGTTCAAGTGCCAGTATTGCAATTTACTTTGCTGCGGCTAACTCCAAAAGTCTTACGTTATTAGTTACCGAAGATACCGCAACAGCGCTTAAACTTGAACATGAATTACTCAGCATTAATGATCAAGATTTAGATATATGCTTATTCCCTGATTGGGAGACTCTGCCATACGATAGCTTTTCGCCACATCAAGATATTATCTCGCAAAGGCTGCAAACCCTTTATCGCTTATCACGAATGAACAAAGGCATTGTCATTGTTCCGGCCCACACATTAGTACACCGCATAGCGCCTAAACAATATATTGAGGCAAACAGCTTACTAATTAAAACTGGAGATAAAAAAGATCTTCATAAAATGCGTGCAGAGCTTGAAGCAAGTGGTTATCGAGCAGTAGAACAAGTGCTTGAACATGGCGAATTTAGTGCCCGAGGTGCTATTTTAGATCTATATCCAATGGGCAATAACACGCCATATCGGTTAGATTTTTTCGATGATGAAATCGACAGTATTCGCACCTTTGATGTTGAAGATCAACGCTCAAAAGACACCATTGCCAGTATTGAGTTATTACCTGCTCATGAGTTCCCAACAGATAAAGCGGCAATAGAATTATTTAGAAACCAATACCGTGAAATTTTAAAAGCAAACAACGATAAAGACTCTGTATATCATCAGGTCAGTAAAAATATTTTACCCGCTGGTATCGAATATTATTTACCGCTATTTTTTGAGCAAACTGAAACCTTGTTTGATTATTTACCACTAAATACGCAAGTATTAATTCATGGTGACATCGATAAAAACCTTGAGCAATTCAATTTAGATGCGCAATACCGTTATGAAGACAGACGCTACGATCCATTAAGGCCTTTACTGCCACCAGAAAAGTTATTTTTGACTCGAGAACAATTGTTTTCAACGTTAAAGCATCACGACCGAGTTAATATAAAAGTAGCGGATAAAGAAAGCCAAGCAATTAAGCTTAATGACAAAGCGGGTAATGTTAATTATGCAACAGCTGCTTTACCAGAGGTGGCTGTTAATCATCAGCTTAAAAAGCCTTTGCAAGCGGTTTGTCAGTTTTTAGAAGATGCTGCTGAACACAACCAGCAAGTACTATTTGTTGCCGAAAGCCAAGGCCGAAGAGAAACACTGTTAGAATTACTTTCCCGTGAAAAAATAGCTCCTAAAAACGTTGATGATATAAGCAGTTTTATTTCATCTGAGCTGCAAATTGCAATTACAGTTAATGCGTTAAATCACGGTTTTATTGTTTCTCAGGCAGACAGCAAGGCAGCTCTAAACTTTGCAATTATTACTGAAGATGATTTATTCACCGACAGAGTAAAGCAAGCAAGGCGTAGAACTAAAAAACAAGAAACCAACAGCGAAGCGATATTTAAAAACCTCACTGAACTGTCAATAAATCAACCTGTAGTGCATATCGAACACGGTATCGGTCGCTATCAAGGCTTACAGACTTTTGAAAACCAGGGGATTAACACTGAGTTTTTAATGCTCAGTTACGCTAATGATGCCAAACTTTATGTGCCTGTTGCCTCATTACATTTAATTTCTCGCTATTCGGGCTCCAACAGTGACACTACCCCTATCCATAGGCTGGGTACAGACTCTTGGTCAAAAGCGAAGAAAAAAGCCGCTGAAAAAATTAAAGATGTGGCCGCCGATTTACTCGATATTTATGCTAAACGAGCACAAAGTCATGGTTATGCTTTTAAACGAAATAAAGAAGATTATATAAGTTTTGCCGAAAGCTTTGGCTTTGAAGAAACATTAGATCAACAAAATGCAATTACCAATGTTATTGCCGACATGCTGGATCACAAAACCATGGATCGATTGGTTTGTGGTGATGTTGGTTTTGGTAAAACAGAAGTAGCTATGCGCGCAGCATTTATTGCTGCAAATGATTCAAAACAAGTTGTTATATTAGTACCAACAACCTTACTTGCTCAGCAACATTATGAAAACTTTAAAGACAGGTTTGTTAACTGGCCAGTAAATATTGAAGTACTTTCTCGCTTTAAAACCGCGAAACAGCAAAAAGAAGTTATTGCCAATATCGCTACCGGCCAAATTGACATTTTGATCGGTACTCATAAGTTATTGTCTGATGATATTAAGTTTAAAGATTTAGGCTTACTTATTGTTGATGAAGAGCACCGCTTTGGGGTTAAACAAAAAGAAAAAATTAAAAAACTACGTTCTAATGTTGATATTTTAACCCTTACCGCTACCCCTATTCCAAGAACATTGAATATGGCCATGGGTGGAATGCGCGATTTATCAATAATTGCTACACCTCCAGCAAAACGGTTAGCTGTTAAAACCTTTGTACGTGAACGTGAAAGTGCATTGATCAGAGAATCAGTTTTACGTGAAGTTTTACGTGGTGGTCAAGTTTACTTCTTGCATAATAATGTACAAACTATTGAAAAAACGGCGCAAGAACTTCAAGACTTGCTGCCAGAAGCTAAAATTATTGTTGCCCATGGTCAAATGCGAGAACGTGAATTAGAGCGCATCATGAGTGATTTCTATCACCAACGATATAATGTTTTAGTGTGTACTACCATTATTGAAACCGGTATAGATATTCCAACAGCAAACACCATAATAATGGATAGAGCCGATCATTTAGGTTTGGCGCAATTACATCAATTACGCGGCCGTGTAGGTCGATCGCACCATCAGGCTTATGCTTATTTACTAACACCACATCCTAAACGCATGACTAAAGATGCTGCTAAGCGACTGGATGCTATTTCACAGTTAGAAGATTTAGGCGCAGGTTTTGCGTTAGCGACCCATGATTTAGAAATTCGTGGCGCAGGTGAACTTTTAGGTGAAGATCAATCAGGGCAAATGGCAAGTATTGGCTTTAGCTTATACATGGAGATGCTAGATCAAGCAGTTGCGGCGTTAAAAGAAGGCAAACAGCCATCATTAGAAGATTTAACCGCTAAGCAGACTGAAATTGAGTTGCGAGTGCCTGCATTAATCCCAGATGATTACATCTATGATGTCAGTATGCGTTTATCGTTTTATAAACGTATAGCCAGTTGTAAGGACAATCATGAATTAGATGAAATTCAAATTGAGTTAATTGATCGTTTTGGACTGTTACCACAAGCTACCAAACACATTTTTTTCATTGCGAAACTTCGTTTAAGCGCAGAAGATATTGGTATCGCTAGAGTCGATGCAGGTATAAATGGTGGTTCGATAGAATTTAATAGCAACACTAAAATTGATCCTATGCTTATAATAGGCTTGATCCAACAACAACCATCAATATACAAAATGGATGGCGCTAATAAACTAAAATTTGCGATCAAAACAGAAGACAATCAAGCGCGCTTTACCTTAATCAGCAAGATGATAGACAGTTTAAACAAAAGTATTGCCTAA